From Streptomyces sp. NBC_00690, a single genomic window includes:
- a CDS encoding HAD family hydrolase, translated as MAIDTVVVDYGGVLTNPLVETFVAFAELARLGTDELAGALMAATQRYGQTPMAALETGRISERQMTERILAELPEGAGRVLGDGHSFGELWFRGRRPNTPFLEYLHSLRRGGVRLALLTNNVREWEPLWRAQLPVDELFDVVVDSHREGVRKPDPAIYQVLFDRLGVGPERCLFVDDTEENCTASEGLGMRAVHFTDTLRAIEEIDAVLGHQGPEQPSAVCMDGAASSATTDDILVGASPLGARALGGSR; from the coding sequence ATGGCCATCGACACGGTCGTCGTCGACTACGGAGGGGTTCTCACCAACCCGCTGGTGGAGACCTTCGTGGCCTTCGCCGAGCTGGCCCGGTTGGGCACGGATGAGCTCGCAGGTGCCCTGATGGCAGCAACGCAACGGTACGGCCAGACACCCATGGCCGCACTGGAGACCGGCAGGATCAGCGAGCGGCAGATGACCGAGCGGATCCTGGCCGAACTACCCGAGGGCGCGGGCCGGGTGTTGGGCGACGGGCACAGCTTCGGCGAGCTCTGGTTCCGCGGACGCCGTCCCAACACACCGTTCCTGGAGTATCTGCACTCGCTGCGGCGCGGTGGCGTACGACTGGCGCTGCTCACCAACAATGTGCGCGAGTGGGAGCCGCTGTGGCGGGCCCAACTGCCCGTGGACGAGTTGTTCGACGTCGTCGTGGACTCGCACCGCGAAGGCGTCCGCAAGCCGGACCCGGCCATCTACCAGGTGCTGTTCGACCGGCTCGGAGTCGGCCCCGAGCGGTGCCTGTTCGTCGACGACACCGAGGAGAACTGCACGGCTTCGGAGGGTCTGGGCATGCGCGCGGTGCACTTCACCGACACCCTGCGGGCGATCGAGGAGATCGACGCCGTGCTCGGGCACCAGGGCCCCGAACAGCCGTCTGCGGTGTGCATGGACGGGGCTGCGTCCTCCGCAACGACCGATGACATCCTCGTGGGCGCCAGCCCGCTCGGCGCACGGGCCCTGGGTGGTTCACGATGA
- a CDS encoding FAD-dependent monooxygenase, translating to MSAPVLVIGAGPTGLTAACALWSLGVPARVVDRRQGPGTAPKGLVLWSGALECLDRVGVADELARVALPLAGASYWTAGRRIAGVRFGGLANTAFPGPLCVPQPVTERALHRRLMELGGRVEWETEATTVRVDRSGSDQFVTVALRSGGGEETLTVPWLIAADGARSLVRTAVGIPFEGHTFERTFLIGDGTLEGAPAEAEVQHHIAPEGVLVIVPQPEGHRVFFDTEPTDESEPPPLELLQRLLDERGPGGLRLRDVRWSSRFRVHAKVAPRFREGPVLLAGDAVHAHTTAGGQGLNTGVQDGYDIGWKLASVIRGGDARLLDSFEAERRPASVRAVRSGDQQTRMWLLRSPAARKARDLAMRALSGAGVLESKVVPLLAQLDLDHSRSAAVVDLPGAGAVPRALRLGRRAFDVPLAPVPGGAMTSLRKYLSTGRHTLMVHGASAGEWAEQAALALRAWEVDDVVQVLWVRPGAGHDRGATVPGCEVLQDRGYVLGGGDTPWFAYIRPDGVLGARSGTAGFDALLARLPCWPSLRAVENQLPPAPGQPPKSSVEAPSVGQTLAARHGS from the coding sequence ATGAGTGCGCCCGTGCTGGTCATCGGGGCCGGACCGACCGGTCTCACCGCGGCTTGTGCGCTGTGGAGCCTCGGGGTGCCCGCCCGTGTGGTGGACCGCCGCCAGGGGCCCGGTACGGCCCCCAAGGGACTGGTGTTGTGGAGCGGGGCGCTGGAGTGCCTCGACCGCGTCGGTGTGGCCGACGAGCTGGCCCGGGTTGCCCTGCCGCTGGCCGGGGCGTCCTACTGGACCGCCGGTCGACGCATCGCCGGGGTGCGTTTCGGAGGGCTGGCCAACACGGCGTTCCCCGGGCCGTTGTGTGTGCCGCAACCCGTGACCGAGCGGGCCCTGCACCGACGGCTCATGGAACTCGGCGGTCGGGTGGAGTGGGAGACCGAGGCCACGACCGTACGGGTGGACCGCTCCGGGTCCGACCAGTTTGTGACCGTGGCCCTGCGGTCCGGCGGGGGCGAGGAGACGTTGACGGTTCCCTGGCTCATCGCCGCCGACGGGGCACGCAGCCTGGTGCGCACGGCCGTGGGCATCCCCTTCGAGGGCCACACCTTCGAGCGGACATTCCTGATCGGGGACGGCACGCTTGAGGGCGCTCCCGCGGAGGCCGAGGTCCAGCACCACATCGCCCCGGAGGGTGTGTTGGTGATCGTGCCGCAGCCCGAAGGCCACCGGGTCTTCTTCGACACCGAACCCACCGACGAATCCGAACCGCCCCCGCTGGAACTGCTCCAACGGCTGCTCGACGAGCGCGGCCCCGGTGGGCTGAGGCTGCGGGACGTCCGCTGGTCCAGCCGCTTCCGGGTCCATGCAAAGGTCGCCCCTCGCTTTCGGGAGGGTCCGGTGCTGCTTGCGGGAGATGCGGTGCACGCCCACACCACCGCGGGCGGTCAAGGGCTCAACACCGGTGTGCAGGACGGCTATGACATTGGGTGGAAGCTGGCCTCGGTGATCCGCGGCGGCGATGCACGGCTGCTCGACAGCTTCGAGGCGGAACGCCGGCCGGCATCGGTGCGGGCGGTCCGCAGCGGGGATCAACAGACCAGGATGTGGCTGCTGCGCTCCCCGGCTGCCCGCAAGGCTCGGGATCTGGCGATGCGGGCGCTGTCCGGCGCGGGAGTGCTGGAGTCCAAGGTCGTGCCTCTGCTGGCCCAGTTGGATCTGGACCACTCACGCAGTGCGGCGGTCGTCGATCTGCCCGGTGCCGGAGCCGTACCGCGCGCTCTGCGCCTGGGCAGGCGCGCCTTCGACGTACCGCTCGCACCGGTGCCCGGGGGTGCGATGACGTCGCTCAGGAAGTACCTGTCCACCGGGCGGCACACACTGATGGTGCACGGTGCGAGCGCCGGCGAATGGGCTGAGCAGGCCGCCCTGGCGCTTCGCGCCTGGGAGGTCGACGACGTCGTACAGGTGCTCTGGGTGCGCCCGGGCGCCGGCCACGACCGGGGGGCCACGGTTCCCGGCTGCGAGGTCCTCCAGGACCGGGGCTATGTGCTCGGGGGCGGCGACACTCCGTGGTTCGCCTACATCAGGCCGGACGGGGTGCTCGGCGCCCGCTCGGGCACGGCCGGCTTCGATGCGTTGCTCGCCCGCTTGCCGTGCTGGCCCTCCCTGCGCGCCGTCGAGAATCAGTTGCCGCCCGCGCCCGGGCAGCCGCCGAAGTCGTCCGTCGAGGCGCCCTCGGTGGGGCAGACCCTCGCGGCCAGGCACGGTAGTTGA
- a CDS encoding ScbA/BarX family gamma-butyrolactone biosynthesis protein yields MSISTAASLSTPAVTLPATAAAVEADLQQTSSLISEETAALPTLSYDATVPRALVHRSSIAEVFVTDSIQTGEDSFKVAAQLPRGHLIGETSPLYDFTLLVEVVRQAGVLVAHRHLNVALASAFIFRDLNLRTTGFAPLRIGLRPADLVVTMDAKPKRNRAGRVQGFTFTGAIHVDGELALEGEGGLLILSSSAYRVLRGKRQVPDHPGFLLPRFTAAEPATVGRRDARNVFITDPVAEAEHGLFSAQLVVDTTHPHVFDHPLDHVPGHLQMEAARQLAIASVARLHGLDPYTLTIASITTNFSDYAELDQITRMRATAEGFRWDEDLRTCTVPVSVEAVQEGRTTTALRLEVAQWS; encoded by the coding sequence ATGTCCATCTCCACCGCAGCCTCCCTCTCGACGCCCGCCGTCACCCTCCCCGCAACGGCCGCCGCCGTCGAGGCAGACCTTCAGCAGACGTCGTCCCTCATCAGCGAGGAGACCGCGGCCCTGCCGACGCTGAGCTATGACGCCACGGTCCCGCGGGCCCTGGTCCACCGCTCCTCGATCGCCGAGGTCTTCGTCACCGACTCCATCCAGACGGGTGAGGACAGCTTCAAGGTCGCGGCCCAACTGCCCCGTGGCCACCTCATCGGCGAGACCTCGCCGCTCTACGACTTCACCCTCCTGGTCGAGGTGGTGCGCCAGGCCGGCGTGCTGGTCGCCCATCGCCATCTGAACGTGGCCCTCGCCTCGGCCTTCATCTTCCGCGACCTGAATCTGCGCACCACGGGCTTCGCGCCGCTGCGGATCGGGCTGCGGCCCGCGGACCTCGTCGTCACGATGGACGCCAAGCCGAAGCGCAACAGAGCCGGCCGGGTCCAGGGCTTCACCTTCACCGGAGCCATCCATGTCGACGGGGAGCTCGCCCTCGAAGGGGAGGGCGGGCTGCTGATCCTTTCCTCCTCCGCCTATCGGGTGCTGCGCGGAAAGCGGCAGGTCCCCGATCACCCGGGATTCCTGCTGCCCCGCTTCACGGCTGCCGAGCCCGCCACCGTGGGGCGGCGCGACGCCCGCAATGTGTTCATCACCGATCCGGTCGCCGAAGCGGAGCACGGGCTGTTCTCGGCGCAGTTGGTGGTGGACACCACGCACCCGCACGTTTTCGACCACCCGCTGGACCATGTGCCCGGCCACCTCCAGATGGAAGCAGCACGGCAGTTGGCCATAGCCTCGGTCGCACGACTGCACGGACTGGACCCGTACACCCTGACGATCGCCTCGATCACGACGAACTTCTCCGACTATGCGGAGCTGGACCAGATCACCCGAATGCGGGCGACCGCCGAGGGGTTCCGCTGGGACGAAGATCTACGCACTTGCACAGTCCCGGTCTCGGTCGAAGCGGTTCAGGAGGGAAGGACCACCACTGCCCTGCGGCTTGAGGTGGCACAATGGAGTTGA
- a CDS encoding response regulator transcription factor: MIRILLAEDMHMVRGALVALLALEDDLDVVAEVERGDTIVSTVLECRPDIAIIDVDLPGLDGLSAAALLAEQAPWCRTLILTSLGRPGTLRKALAARVGGFLLKEAPPARLAYAVREVAAGKRVIDPQLALAAFDNGENPLTPREVEVLRLAADGAEAAEIAIRLFLSVGTVRNYLTTIVTKLNARNRVDAIRVARESGWLM, from the coding sequence TTGATACGCATCCTGCTCGCCGAAGACATGCACATGGTTCGCGGGGCGCTTGTGGCACTGCTGGCTCTGGAGGACGACTTAGACGTGGTCGCCGAAGTCGAACGCGGTGACACCATCGTCAGCACCGTCCTGGAGTGCCGGCCGGACATCGCCATCATCGATGTCGATCTGCCGGGGCTCGACGGTCTCAGTGCCGCCGCGCTCCTGGCCGAGCAAGCTCCCTGGTGCCGAACGCTCATCCTCACCAGTCTGGGCAGACCCGGAACGCTCCGCAAGGCACTCGCGGCCCGGGTCGGCGGCTTCCTCCTCAAGGAGGCGCCGCCGGCCCGACTTGCCTACGCCGTACGCGAAGTGGCTGCGGGCAAACGGGTCATCGACCCTCAACTCGCCCTCGCCGCCTTCGACAACGGCGAGAATCCACTGACTCCACGCGAGGTGGAGGTCCTGCGGCTGGCCGCGGACGGGGCGGAGGCGGCGGAGATCGCGATCCGTCTCTTCCTCTCGGTGGGGACGGTCCGCAACTATCTGACGACCATCGTCACCAAGCTCAACGCCCGCAACAGGGTGGACGCCATCCGAGTGGCACGGGAGAGCGGCTGGTTGATGTGA
- a CDS encoding sensor histidine kinase, whose amino-acid sequence MTRSGRSRTAGRRDPDPGVGGLPALSSAVSKMGRGAPPPHLALSILLLVECGFVLVGFLNILGEEPATFTLVASVIGFALIFVLQLVHSSYQLRQFRARWGRWTLAVQALLTYLPLLTLGFGWGGMAGFFGASVLLVLRPQVAWPLFAAVTAVAAATGPLLGMDLLATVYIAVSTVLTGLIVYGLSRLAELVVEVQEAQQEIARLAVTQERLRFARDLHDLLGYSLSAITLKSELARRLVHGETDRALAELESILEISRQALSDVRTVARGYRDMSLATEAVSAQAVLEAGGIRATVDLRGRLPEGEVDTIMATVLREAVTNLLRHSKAENCRIACWTDAAGDAVLTIVNDGVEQSLSGTLQDPSSRDGSGLQNLQFRLAAVGGRLASGIDTDGCFSLRAEAPVRLPPHLAD is encoded by the coding sequence ATGACGCGCTCGGGTAGATCCAGGACCGCAGGCAGACGGGACCCCGACCCGGGCGTCGGTGGTCTGCCGGCCCTCTCGTCGGCGGTTTCCAAGATGGGACGCGGCGCCCCGCCGCCACACCTCGCCCTCAGCATCCTGCTGCTGGTCGAGTGCGGATTCGTCCTCGTGGGCTTCCTGAACATCCTCGGGGAGGAACCGGCGACGTTCACCCTCGTGGCGTCCGTGATCGGCTTCGCCCTCATCTTCGTCCTACAACTCGTCCACTCCTCCTACCAGTTACGCCAGTTCCGCGCCCGATGGGGCCGGTGGACCCTGGCCGTGCAGGCCCTCTTGACTTATCTCCCGCTACTGACGCTCGGCTTTGGCTGGGGCGGCATGGCGGGATTCTTCGGTGCCTCGGTCCTGTTGGTGCTGCGCCCCCAGGTGGCCTGGCCGTTGTTCGCCGCGGTGACCGCGGTGGCCGCGGCGACCGGCCCGCTCCTCGGTATGGACTTGCTCGCCACCGTGTACATCGCGGTCTCTACGGTCCTCACCGGACTGATCGTGTACGGGCTCAGCAGGCTGGCCGAGTTGGTGGTCGAAGTGCAGGAGGCCCAGCAGGAGATCGCGCGGCTCGCGGTCACCCAGGAGCGCCTTCGCTTCGCCCGTGACCTCCATGACCTCCTTGGCTACAGCCTCTCGGCGATCACGCTCAAGAGCGAGTTGGCCCGTCGGCTGGTGCACGGGGAGACCGATCGTGCCCTCGCGGAGCTGGAGAGCATCCTGGAGATCTCCCGTCAGGCGCTGTCCGACGTACGCACGGTCGCCCGCGGCTACCGGGACATGTCCCTGGCCACCGAGGCGGTATCGGCGCAGGCCGTACTGGAAGCGGGCGGCATACGGGCGACCGTGGACCTCAGGGGCAGGCTTCCCGAAGGCGAGGTCGACACCATCATGGCCACCGTGCTGCGGGAGGCCGTCACCAATCTGTTGCGGCACAGCAAGGCGGAGAACTGCCGGATCGCCTGCTGGACCGATGCGGCGGGCGATGCGGTGCTCACGATCGTCAACGACGGGGTGGAGCAGTCTCTTTCGGGCACTCTGCAGGATCCGAGCTCCCGTGATGGCAGCGGCTTGCAGAATCTACAGTTCCGATTGGCGGCGGTCGGTGGCCGGCTCGCCTCGGGCATCGACACGGACGGCTGCTTCTCGCTGCGGGCCGAGGCGCCCGTGCGGCTGCCACCTCATCTCGCGGACTGA
- a CDS encoding SagB/ThcOx family dehydrogenase → MPTERSFDGHPTVRRGRRTLSLWALREDVLVDTGCPSGAVVLSGRWGEVRMRHASPSVREALRRMRLGPISLANVVAGAPPPPPSYTEGGGGGASVEASLTEILMVLQRLQHLVVRSLGLDSPDHLLMSVVPISQSARYGPATVDEKHPIRLSQFAFLRSEGKGFVLESPTSLHRVVLHCPEASWVIGMLGRPITSAEVAAAVPLPPEATREIIAHLLGTGMVVPAEPSTSPDLGGGAEAGTGAVQGDGVLHPPVPGFAEDSDPALASWSAIDLLFHTRSTLGRHDADFGATYPLADRMAPAPAVKPLPDGPRIALARPRLDEMPASDPPLSSVLEGRRSIRSFGSERLTADVLGEFLFRALRVRSLHDGSRGGEEGAFTDRPYPSGGRAYELEFYLAVRDCAGIPPGIHYYAPLEHCLVQVGDPDHESARAELFAEARIAAGLTDLPAVVITITSRIHRLAWKYSGLPYALTLKHVGAVTQNLYLVGTAMGLASCALGSGDIDLAARATGLDWRIEPSVGGFVLGTLPEELAQSAVVRHDFHRSNPQAGSGVQTLPID, encoded by the coding sequence ATGCCAACCGAGAGGTCATTCGACGGCCACCCGACCGTACGCCGAGGACGGCGCACCCTCTCTCTGTGGGCGCTGCGCGAGGACGTACTGGTGGACACCGGCTGCCCCAGCGGTGCCGTGGTGCTCTCGGGAAGATGGGGGGAGGTTCGCATGCGCCATGCCAGCCCCTCGGTGCGTGAGGCGCTGCGTCGGATGCGGCTCGGGCCCATCTCCCTGGCGAACGTGGTGGCCGGCGCGCCGCCCCCGCCCCCCTCGTACACCGAAGGGGGCGGGGGCGGCGCGTCCGTCGAGGCTTCGCTGACGGAGATCCTGATGGTGCTGCAACGCCTTCAACACCTGGTGGTGCGTTCCCTCGGACTCGACAGCCCCGACCATCTGCTGATGTCCGTGGTGCCGATCTCCCAGTCGGCCCGCTACGGACCGGCGACGGTCGATGAGAAGCACCCGATCCGACTCTCCCAGTTCGCGTTCTTGCGCAGTGAGGGAAAGGGCTTCGTCCTGGAGTCACCGACCTCCCTGCACCGGGTGGTCCTCCACTGCCCGGAGGCGTCCTGGGTCATCGGGATGCTCGGGCGTCCCATCACCAGTGCCGAAGTGGCCGCCGCAGTCCCGCTGCCGCCGGAGGCGACCCGCGAGATCATCGCCCATCTGCTGGGCACCGGGATGGTGGTGCCGGCCGAGCCATCGACCTCGCCCGACCTCGGGGGCGGCGCGGAAGCCGGCACGGGAGCAGTGCAGGGCGACGGAGTCCTGCATCCTCCCGTCCCCGGATTCGCGGAGGACAGCGACCCCGCCCTGGCCTCCTGGTCCGCGATCGACCTGCTGTTCCACACGCGCTCCACGCTCGGCAGGCACGACGCGGACTTCGGAGCCACCTACCCGCTCGCCGACCGGATGGCCCCGGCCCCCGCGGTCAAACCCCTGCCGGATGGGCCGCGCATCGCCCTCGCACGGCCCCGCCTCGATGAGATGCCGGCGAGCGATCCACCCCTGAGCTCCGTACTCGAAGGCCGCCGCAGCATCAGGTCCTTCGGCTCCGAGCGACTGACCGCGGACGTCCTGGGGGAGTTCCTGTTCCGGGCGCTGCGGGTGCGTTCCCTGCACGACGGATCACGGGGCGGCGAAGAGGGAGCCTTCACGGACCGGCCCTACCCGAGCGGCGGCCGGGCCTACGAGTTGGAGTTCTACCTGGCGGTCCGGGACTGCGCCGGCATTCCGCCCGGCATCCACTACTACGCCCCGCTGGAGCACTGCTTGGTGCAGGTGGGGGACCCCGACCACGAGTCGGCCAGGGCGGAGCTGTTTGCCGAGGCCAGGATCGCCGCGGGGCTCACCGACCTGCCGGCCGTGGTCATCACCATCACCTCCCGCATCCACCGCTTGGCGTGGAAGTACAGTGGCCTGCCGTACGCCCTCACGCTCAAGCACGTCGGTGCCGTGACCCAGAACCTCTATCTGGTGGGCACGGCGATGGGGCTGGCGTCCTGCGCGCTGGGCAGCGGTGACATCGATCTCGCCGCCCGTGCCACGGGCCTCGACTGGCGCATCGAACCGAGCGTCGGAGGCTTCGTGCTCGGTACGCTCCCTGAGGAACTGGCGCAATCCGCCGTAGTGCGGCACGATTTTCACAGGTCTAATCCACAAGCTGGCTCCGGAGTTCAGACTCTCCCCATTGACTGA
- a CDS encoding TOMM precursor leader peptide-binding protein, with protein sequence MTAVHGERSPRSQESTRGRRVGFRSHLRAEVIAGDAAYLLSDRGVTALQGGQIEALVPLLDGTRDLPSVLREAARTIPAEQAGRLIGRLARAGLVGYSGTAPDAHTDPVRTHARAYWELAGLDGSDALDRLAAGSVEVLAVGNVDTDGVREACGAAGLTLAGGEGSDGGLTLDAPQLTLDAPQLSLVVCDDYLNPELREVDARHQVTGRPWLLTRPGASTTWLGPVFQPGIGACWSCLAHRLEGHRLCEAPVRRALGLSGPVPRPAARVAATGAAAAHLTVLEAAKWLAGYRHAGQSSVLTLETLSLTTHHHDLRRRPQCPDCGDPTLIADQARRPVTLVSRPKSPHSAGHRARSVQEVHDQYRHLVSPVTGVVDAIRRDPRAPAALHCYLAGRNPAAGGADLAQLRAGLRQVSGGKGSTAQEAEVSALCEALERYSATLQGDELRIRDSRRALGDAALSPDVSQLYAPRQFRDRDRWNALHSAFQYVPEPFDDRAPVDWTPLWSLTEQRQRLLPTGMLYFSGPAGGTAPPPAGHRALRADSNGQAAGSSLEDAILHGFLELVERDAVALWWYNRTRQPGVRLDGTEGFGDAWSEELHGTYRELHREVWVLDLTSDLGIPVFAALSRRTDKPAEDIMFGFGAHFDPAVALRRALTEMNQLLPAVVDARADGSGYGITAAEPLGWWWGATVRNQPHLLPDPAQPARGPVDFTHRRRSDLREDVEEVVTLLRGHGMDLLVLDQTRPDIGIPVVKVVVPGLRHFWARFAPGRLFDVPVHLGRLDAPTPYADLNPVPLFV encoded by the coding sequence GTGACTGCCGTCCACGGCGAGCGCTCCCCGCGCTCCCAGGAGTCCACGCGAGGGCGGCGCGTGGGATTCCGCAGTCACCTCAGGGCGGAGGTCATCGCGGGGGACGCGGCGTATCTGCTCTCCGACCGCGGAGTCACCGCCCTCCAGGGCGGTCAGATCGAGGCGCTCGTCCCCCTGTTGGACGGTACGAGGGATCTGCCGTCCGTCCTGCGCGAAGCAGCCAGGACCATCCCCGCGGAACAAGCGGGGCGGTTGATCGGACGTCTCGCCCGGGCCGGGCTGGTCGGGTACTCGGGCACCGCCCCCGACGCCCACACCGATCCCGTGCGCACTCACGCCCGCGCCTATTGGGAGTTGGCGGGGCTCGACGGGAGCGACGCCCTCGACCGATTGGCCGCGGGGTCCGTGGAAGTGCTCGCGGTGGGAAACGTCGACACGGACGGAGTGAGGGAAGCGTGCGGGGCCGCCGGTCTGACACTGGCGGGCGGTGAGGGCTCCGACGGAGGTCTCACCCTCGACGCCCCGCAACTCACCCTCGACGCCCCGCAACTCTCCCTCGTCGTCTGCGACGACTACCTCAACCCCGAACTGCGCGAGGTCGACGCGCGACATCAGGTCACCGGACGACCGTGGCTGCTGACCAGGCCGGGTGCTTCGACCACCTGGCTCGGGCCGGTGTTCCAGCCCGGTATCGGCGCCTGCTGGTCATGTCTGGCCCATCGGCTCGAAGGACACCGGCTCTGCGAGGCCCCCGTGCGACGGGCACTGGGGCTGAGCGGACCGGTGCCCCGGCCCGCAGCACGGGTCGCGGCCACCGGCGCAGCCGCCGCACACCTGACCGTGCTGGAGGCGGCGAAGTGGCTCGCGGGCTACCGCCATGCCGGCCAGTCGTCGGTGCTGACGCTGGAGACCCTGTCGCTCACCACCCACCACCACGACCTGCGCCGCCGCCCACAGTGTCCCGACTGCGGAGATCCGACGCTCATCGCCGACCAGGCACGACGACCGGTGACGCTCGTCTCCCGCCCCAAGTCGCCCCACAGCGCCGGCCATCGTGCCCGCTCCGTACAGGAGGTCCACGACCAGTACCGCCATCTGGTGAGCCCGGTGACCGGGGTCGTCGACGCCATCCGTCGCGACCCCCGGGCGCCGGCCGCCCTGCACTGCTACCTCGCCGGCCGCAACCCGGCCGCGGGAGGTGCGGACCTCGCCCAACTCCGCGCCGGCCTACGCCAGGTCAGCGGCGGCAAGGGCAGCACCGCACAGGAAGCGGAAGTCAGCGCGCTCTGTGAGGCCCTGGAGCGGTACAGCGCCACGCTCCAGGGCGATGAGCTGCGGATACGGGACAGTCGCCGTGCCCTGGGGGACGCGGCCCTGTCTCCGGACGTAAGCCAGCTCTACGCACCGCGCCAGTTCCGTGACCGCGACCGGTGGAACGCCCTGCACTCGGCCTTCCAGTACGTTCCCGAACCCTTCGACGACCGCGCACCGGTCGACTGGACCCCCCTGTGGTCCCTCACCGAACAACGCCAGCGGCTCCTCCCCACCGGAATGCTCTACTTCTCCGGTCCCGCGGGCGGCACGGCACCACCCCCGGCCGGCCATCGCGCCCTGCGTGCAGACTCCAACGGCCAAGCCGCGGGCAGCAGTTTGGAGGACGCGATACTCCATGGGTTCCTCGAACTCGTCGAGCGGGACGCGGTGGCGCTGTGGTGGTACAACCGCACCCGCCAACCGGGCGTCAGACTCGACGGCACCGAGGGGTTCGGTGACGCCTGGAGCGAGGAACTGCACGGTACCTACCGGGAGTTGCACCGCGAGGTGTGGGTCCTCGATCTCACCTCCGACCTCGGGATCCCGGTGTTCGCCGCCCTCAGTCGAAGGACCGACAAACCGGCCGAGGACATCATGTTCGGCTTCGGCGCCCACTTCGATCCCGCCGTCGCCCTGCGTCGGGCGCTCACGGAGATGAACCAACTCCTGCCGGCCGTCGTCGACGCCCGGGCCGACGGCTCCGGCTACGGCATCACCGCGGCGGAGCCGCTCGGCTGGTGGTGGGGCGCCACCGTCCGCAACCAACCCCATCTGCTGCCCGACCCCGCACAACCCGCGCGGGGCCCGGTCGACTTCACCCACCGGCGCCGGTCAGATCTGCGCGAGGACGTCGAGGAGGTCGTCACGCTCCTGCGCGGGCACGGCATGGACCTCCTCGTCCTTGACCAGACGAGACCGGACATCGGCATTCCGGTGGTGAAGGTCGTCGTGCCCGGCCTGCGTCACTTCTGGGCGAGATTCGCCCCGGGGCGACTGTTCGACGTGCCGGTGCACCTCGGCCGGCTCGATGCCCCGACCCCGTACGCCGACCTCAACCCCGTTCCGCTGTTCGTCTGA
- a CDS encoding AfsR/SARP family transcriptional regulator codes for MEIRVLGPLVAQLAQMSVVPSAAKPRQVLALLALHPGQVVTVSTLLDELWGDAPPRTAPATLQTYIRQLRRMLGDALDPGGVRGPKDVLCTRYGGYALDAAAAVDATEFQRLCVAGQTALREGADLEASQLLHRALSLWRGPALADVQIGRALEVETLRLEETRLSALDGRIEADLRLGRHASLLGELTALAAQHPLHETVHAQLMLALYRCGRPSHALSAYQRLRRSLIQELALEPSPRLQRLHQAILAADPGLEAPEQGMHAGAIRGFGRLVPAPV; via the coding sequence ATGGAGATCCGGGTCCTGGGGCCGCTCGTCGCTCAGCTCGCCCAAATGTCGGTGGTGCCCAGCGCGGCCAAGCCGCGCCAGGTGCTTGCACTGTTGGCGCTGCATCCCGGCCAGGTGGTGACCGTGTCCACCCTGCTCGACGAGTTGTGGGGGGACGCACCGCCGCGCACCGCGCCGGCCACCTTGCAGACGTACATCCGACAGTTGCGCAGGATGCTCGGGGACGCCCTCGACCCCGGTGGGGTGCGCGGTCCCAAGGACGTCCTGTGCACCCGCTACGGCGGGTACGCGCTGGATGCCGCCGCGGCCGTCGATGCGACCGAGTTCCAGCGGCTGTGCGTGGCGGGGCAGACGGCACTGCGCGAAGGCGCCGATCTGGAGGCGTCCCAACTGCTGCACCGGGCGCTGTCGCTGTGGCGCGGTCCCGCACTCGCCGATGTGCAGATCGGTCGGGCGCTGGAGGTCGAGACCCTGCGGCTGGAGGAGACCCGGCTCAGCGCGCTGGACGGACGCATCGAGGCCGATCTGCGGCTCGGGCGACACGCGTCGCTGTTGGGCGAGTTGACCGCCCTTGCCGCACAACACCCCCTGCACGAAACCGTGCACGCGCAACTGATGTTGGCGCTGTACCGCTGCGGTCGGCCCTCTCATGCGCTCAGCGCCTACCAGCGGTTGCGTCGCTCACTGATCCAGGAGTTGGCGTTGGAGCCCTCGCCGCGGTTGCAGCGGCTGCACCAGGCGATCCTGGCGGCCGATCCGGGGTTGGAGGCCCCGGAGCAGGGGATGCACGCCGGCGCCATACGCGGCTTCGGACGGCTCGTCCCCGCCCCGGTGTAG